A genomic region of Dreissena polymorpha isolate Duluth1 chromosome 4, UMN_Dpol_1.0, whole genome shotgun sequence contains the following coding sequences:
- the LOC127878859 gene encoding uncharacterized protein LOC127878859, producing the protein MALISLKLLISSPIYGSVSRISSPIYVYVGKISIPIYGSVGKISSPVYGRVCWQDFFPYIRAAGRISIPIYGSVGRISSPIYGSLGRISSPIYGSVGEISSPICGYVGRISTPIYGSAGKICFPVYGISIPIYESVGRISTPIYGSIGKISTPIYGFVGMTSSLIYRFVGRISIPIYGYVGRISIPIYGSVGMISIPLYESAGRISIPIYVSVGRISSLIYGYVGRISSLIYGYIGRISSFIYGYVGRISSLIYGSVGKIYFPIYGSIGRISFLIYGYVGKIYSLIYGYVRRICYPIYGYVGRISIPVYGSVGKISIPIYASAGRISIPIYGYVGRICSPIYGYVGRISIPIYEFACRISISIYECAGRISISIYESAGMISISIYESAGRISISIYESAGRMSTRIYRDVDSRLTISSEDGQIGELLRAALRIQRFRHPSIRTSPPVDFAYSQEV; encoded by the exons ATGGCACTTATTTCTCTGAAGCTATT GATTTCTTCCCCTATATACGGGTCTGTTAGCAGGATTTCTTCCCCTATATACGTGTATGTTGGCAAGATTTCTATCCCTATATACGGATCTGTTGGCAAGATTTCTTCCCCTGTATACGG ACGGGTCTGCTGGCAGGATTTCTTCCCCTATATACGGGCTGCTGGCAGGATTTCTATCCCTATATACGGGTCTGTTGGCAGGATTTCTTCCCCTATATACGGGTCTCTTGGCAGGATTTCTTCCCCTATATACGGGTCTGTTGGCGAGATTTCTTCCCCTATATGCGGGTATGTTGGAAGGATTTCTACCCCTATATACGGGTCTGCTGGCAAGATTTGTTTCCCTGTTTACGG GATTTCTATCCCTATATACGAATCTGTTGGCAGGATTTCTACCCCTATATACGGGTCTATTGGCAAGATTTCTACCCCTATATACGGGTTTGTTGGCATGACTTCTTCCCTTATATACAGGTTTGTTGGCAGGATTTCTATCCCTATATACGGGTATGTTGGCAGGATTTCTATCCCTATATACGGGTCTGTTGGCATGATTTCTATCCCTTTATACGAGTCTGCTGGCAGGATTTCTATCCCTATATACGTATCTGTTGGCAGGATTTCTTCCCTTATATACGGGTATGTTGGCAGGATTTCTTCCCTTATATACGGGTATATTGGCAGGATTTCTTCCTTTATATATGGGTATGTTGGCAGGATTTCTTCCCTTATATACGGTTCTGTTGGCAAGATTTATTTCCCTATATACGGTTCTATTGGCAGGATTTCTTTCCTTATATACGGGTATGTTGGCAAGATTTATTCCCTTATATACGGGTATGTTCGCAGGATTTGTTACCCTATATACGGGTATGTTGGCAGGATTTCTATCCCTGTATACGGTTCTGTTGGCAAGATTTCTATCCCTATATATGCGTCTGCTGGCAGGATTTCTATCCCTATATACGGGTATGTTGGCAGGATTTGTTCCCCTATATACGGGTATGTTGGCAGGATTTCTATCCCTATATACGAGTTTGCTTGCAGGATTTCTATCTCTATATACGAGTGTGCTGGCAGGATTTCTATCTCTATATACGAGTCTGCTGGCATGATTTCTATCTCTATATACGAGTCTGCTGGCAGGATTTCTATCTCTATATACGAGTCTGCTGGAAGGATGTCTACGCGTATATACAGGGAT GTGGATAGTCGCCTCACTATATCGTCTGAAGATGGTCAGATAGGTGAACTTCTTCGGGCGGCTCTACGAATCCAGCGCTTCCGTCATCCCTCGATCCGGACGTCCCCTCCGGTCGACTTCGCCTACTCCCAAGAAGTGTAG